One segment of Babesia bigemina genome assembly Bbig001, chromosome : II DNA contains the following:
- a CDS encoding eukaryotic membrane protein, putative: MTKFWLSLADFVCMEIQGFPFTYKDYTTVSEDEGIDTTVAADKTVNRPSPNTDTFEETIVDPLHSIPQNSLRQMLKLPKYVEQIMWYSFSVCVDALLFELTLMPVQAVGTIMYVSQRWMMWLTTFYKKDLTDLSVSESGDTAPLDKKFMGSCDCTGGYGDPTASCRYRPKRWNTKGGFGDLCRMQCADITDSIVNDNMETDILRCVDGTEKQASDQKSQTEADVLPENNYLRNAYEILYGCFKNCKRGASSLFKVKKVTTMDDTNLLSNKDVLLINPNEACGAARFMALVMAVIILSRIDTSRVYHNIRGQPFFKLYVIFNMLEICERLCRSFGRDCTDNLMRAAIKLYKTSTNFDSRITAILNVEQLQKKTDDLKQNTNGQSFASAVITNASTRFGSQMGISYNDETEQPTHNSVVSCELRTHESKMEAHGTVPPSSPIHFGRVAQTRELIEPVACKTTGVISSPHPDAKLTKNWHHYPNELLEPSMDTLPDSVTHDASKDRQQWRSLLMEFSMCYLLVIVYIMFHTFMHLVRMLSLNIAINSSDSAMFLLMVTNNFAEIKSTVFKKYNEVSLFTIVATDSVERFHLCFDAMMVFFKMSTVRSPVNSYFTVSRWLTKMFVLEVLIDYFKHGFLLKFNRINGQIFKRYTEVLMGDVVLSRCWRIKQQLVNFNFRVTCKGTYSFSHIPSRRLGFMPSPIVTLIVCNIPYIRNMLTFWRFLGAVFIWLTLFFAKIVSSILLVAHGIRKRKNLLRLKSPMDKIGAL, encoded by the exons ATGACCAAATTTTGGCTGAGCCTTGCAGACTTCGTCTGTATGGAGATACAAGGATTCCCATTTACGTATAAAGATTATACTACCGTATCGGAAGATGAAGGAATTGATACAACCGTCGCAGCCGATAAAACAGTTAACCGGCCATCTCCTAATACCGATACGTTTGAGGAAACAATCGTGGATCCTTTACACTCAATACCACAG AACTCTTTGAGACAGATGTTGAAGTTGCCGAAATATGTTGAACAAATTATGTGGTATTCTTTCAGCGTCTGCGTGGATGCGTTATTATTCGAACTGACTTTGATGCCCGTGCAG GCTGTTGGCACGATTATGTATGTCAGTCAAAGGTGGATGATGTGGCTAACAACCTTTTACAAAAAGGACCTCACAGACTTATCTGTATCTGAATCCGGTGATACGGCGCCGTTAGATAAAAAATTTATGGGTAGTTGTGATTGCACTGGTGGTTATGGCGATCCAACTGCCAGTTGTAGATATCGCCCAAAAAGATGGAATACAAAAGGTGGGTTTGGCGATTTATGTCGCATGCAATGCGCTGATATTACAGACTCAATCGTTAACGATAACATGGAAACCGATATATTAAGATGTGTTGATGGGACAGAAAAGCAGGCATCTGACCAAAAAAGTCAAACTGAGGCCGACGTGTTACCCGAAAATAATTATCTCCGTAATGCTTATGAAATATTATACGGATGTTTTAAAAATTGCAAGAGAGGTGCATCATCGTTGTTTAAAGTTAAAAAGGTCACTACTATGGATGATACAAATCTGCTGAGTAACAAGGATGTATTGCTTATTAATCCAAACGAAGCGTGTGGTGCGGCGCGATTCATGGCTCTTGTGATGGCTGTTATTATTCTTTCGCGTATAGATACTTCTCGAGTATATCACAATATACGAGGGCAACCCTTTTTTAAACTCTATGTAATATTCAACATGCTGGAAATATGCGAACGACTATGCAGGTCATTCGGCAGGGATTGCACCGACAACCTTATGCGAGCCGCTATCAAATTGTACAAAACAAGTACAAATTTTGATTCGCGTATAACGGCCATTTTGAATGTAGAGCAGCTACAAAAGAAGACTGATGATCTTAAACAAAACACGAATGGTCAAAGTTTTGCAAGCGCAGTTATCACAAACGCATCTACCCGTTTTGGAAGCCAGATGGGCATATCATATAACGATGAAACTGAACAACCAACGCATAACTCCGTAGTTTCATGTGAACTGCGTACACATGAGTCGAAAATGGAAGCACACGGCACCGTGCCACCATCGTCTCCCATACATTTCGGCAGGGTTGCACAGACACGCGAATTAATAGAACCCGTTGCTTGCAAAACTACCGGTGTTATATCATCACCGCATCCGGATGCAAAGTTAACTAAGAATTGGCACCATTATCCAAATGAGCTCTTGGAACCGTCCATGGATACCTTACCGGATTCAGTAACTCATGACGCATCCAAAGATCGACAACAATGGAGAAGTCTTCTCATGGAATTTTCTATGTGCTATCTGTTAGTGATTGTGTACATAATGTTTCACACTTTCATGCACCTAGTAAGGATGCTTAGCCTTAATATCGCAATAAATTCCTCGGATTCGGCGATGTTCCTTCTTATGGTCACCAATAATTTCGCAGAAATCAAGTCTACAGTGTTCAAAAAATACAATGAAGTGTCTCTCTTTACCATAGTGGCGACCGATTCAGTAGAACGTTTTCACCTCTGTTTtgatgcgatgatggttTTCTTCAAAATGTCAACTGTGCGGAGCCCGGTGAATTCATATTTCACGGTGTCACGTTGGCTGACTAAGATGTTCGTCTTAGAAGTTTTGATCGATTATTTTAAGCACGGTTTCTTGTTAAAATTTAACAGAATTAACGGGCAAATATTCAAGAGGTACACTGAAGTTTTGATGGGTGATGTTGTCTTGTCACGTTGCTGGCGCATCAAACAACAATTGGTCAATTTCAACTTCCGAGTTACATGCAAGGGAACGTATTCCTTCTCGCATATACCATCACGGAGGCTAGGTTTCATGCCATCACCAATAGTAACCCTCATTGTTTGCAACATCCCATATATAAGAAACATGCTCACGTTCTGGCGTTTCTTAGGGGCTGTTTTTATTTGGTTGACACTATTCTTTGCGAAAATCGTGTCCTCCATCTTGCTAGTGGCACACGGTATAAGAAAACGTAAAAATCTTTTACGCCTCAAGTCGCCAATGGACAAGATCGGGGCTCTGTAG